The DNA region tatttaataaaaatattatgtacttaaattttaagaatcatatattttttgaaatatataaattacgtatattatatatatataaattttatgtaccaaaaaaaaaaaaaaaaaaaaaaaaaaattaatataaaataatattataatatattaaatttttacatataaattttgcatttttttttttttttaattaatttgttggtaaaatatataaattgttcttttttttttttttttttttttttttcgctttgtatatatactatttttcttatttaagtaatatatataatatgttcaaacgtattttcttctattatatatatatttatttatatattatattttaaatttttgCTAATTGagaacatatattattatatattaaaaatattttatttatataaaagaaaacCAAATGacaaatattattcaatatatagatattaAGAAGAATGTATTCttcttatataaatatgatgaataaacagttatttattttattttgtcaatattttattattattttatttttttttttttttgtatcctttttttaaagGATTGTTCATAAAAAGGAAtcaaattaaaataaaatgattttcataatatattattgttttttatattgtaaaATGCTTTATGctattaaattatatatatagtaacttataaacatatgcctttgatattatatatattaaaaagattACATTGATAGATAATACAATTATTTGTATCTTATAAAGACTATAActttgtaataatattctgtaataaaaatattcacaataatgtaaatgttgcttataatattataataacatataaccttttaaataaataaataaataaatatatatatatatatatatatatttatgatgTATATAAGTCAAAAAGAGGACgcatttttttctattcttttcttttcttttttattttattttatttttttttttgtggGGGAGTAGTGATATCTTATAAACATGTCATTACAAATATGGTATTACTAATATAAgatcatatatatatatatatatatatttatatttatttattttttttgttttttaaaCAAACCGGTTAATTCTAAATAAGAACACATTAACTCTTATGTAAACTTTTTATAAGTTGCAACCCATATTTACGTTTTGAACAAATAGCTATGCTTAAGTTAAAATGTTTAAAATTCggaaaagaaaaaaaaaattacacatataataaaaatatttatatatgtttttatcatatttgACTTTTGTATTTCATATATCCATATAAAAAAGTTGATAAAATGTGAAcataaatgtattatatatataatatcatataatacattttttcttaaataatatttatgggaattttaaaagtaattttatattcttataaatataatatgttcaattaaacaaaattgattttaaaaatattaaaatgttatataataaaaatacataaaaaaaaaaataaaattctaataaatttaaataataaataaataaatatatatatatatatatataatattctaatataccaatttattttatatatatattatatatatataataatatattaagaaatatatttttatacacatataaaaagaaatattttcataatttgCTTTTTTTCTgtgtattattttaaaaaatatatttatttgtatttatttttatattaataataaataattagatcgtatatattttattatatacgcatatatataaatatttttatatattaatatatatatatatataaggtataataatgttaaaaaaaataaaaaaaaaaaaaagaaaaggCATGTTActaaaacaaaaaaatattagaTCATTCAtttgatattatatataatttattattattattataatatatatattgttatatatatatatatatatttaaattgtaatatgcgtttatttttttaattttttaagttatatttttttcatcatttttaaaattcATTATAAAAGTTCTTAATCTATATGgatataatacatatatatatatatatttatatgttatttattatattcatatatttttttttttttgttttgaactttataaaaatttttctCGTAAAAgaaatgtatataaaaagttGTGTTGAATTGTGGGAAAAATGTTGAAAGTATGATAATTTTACAGATgcatataaaatatatgatatgtatataataagtatttttaaaaaaatattatactttagatttattttaaaatatatatatatatatatatatatatatatatatatatatattatatatgtttatttatatttttatttatttataagaGTAATGCTTATTTTATGGgtacattttttttttggtgAGATATGActatttataatatataagaaaaaatgtTTTCTTATACATTCAAGTAGCctaataaatattatgttgtaaatatatatatatgtatatgtatgtatttaattatttatttacttaaatatattttgaaatatcgtttaataaagatattaaaaataaataatatatatatatatatatatatatatatatttaattaatttattgGGTTTATTCAACATTTCcaatttatattattatttaattttatattacattgcaatatatttattagtATGTCCATTAAGTTAAGGGATTTAATACGAAACATTCGTAGCTGTAAAACAGCAGCTGAAGAAAGGTCAGTAGTAGCAAAAGAATGCGCATTGATTCGTACAGCTTTTAAAGaagaagataatatatatcgACATCGAAATGTAGctaaattattattcataaatatGTTAGGTTATCCTACTCATTTTGGACAGATAGAATGTTTGAAATTAATTGCTTCGaataaattttcttttaagAGGATTGGATATTTAGGTCTTACCATATTATTAGATGAGAATACAGATATTTTAATGTTAGTAACAAAttcaataaaaaatgatttaaGAAATAGTAatcaatatattaatgGTTTAGCTTTATGTGCTTTAGGAAATATAGCAAATAGTGAGATGTGTTCATCATTAAGATATGAGATTTTAGATATGATGAATATTAATAATCcttatataaagaaaaaagcAGCTATGTGTGCTATTCgaatattgaaaaaaacTAATGATATTGAAGAATTATTTCtagaaaaaattaataatttacTAGATGATCGAAATCATGGGGTATTAAGTGCAGGTATTAGTTTAATGATAACATTAATGGAAAAAAAACCtcaatataaaaatgttttaaGAGGATATACAAATAAGATAGTAAAGATTCTTAAAAGTTGTGTTATGTCAGGATATTCACATGGTGCTGAGTATGATATATATGGTATAAATGATCCTTTTTTGCAAgttaaaattttaaaattattaaaatatctAAATTCTGATcatgttaataataatgaaaatgaaaaaaatacaaattttatgaataatatcattaataaaaataatgaagataataaaaatatatatagtattAATAGTGAAGGTGGAACAACAAGTTTtaatgaaattaaaaattttaatgaACAGAATGATATTTTAGATGATACTTCTTTATCGTCAAGggaaaaattaattaaaaatgtaaataataaacaaccatataataacataaatgataatatgaataatgtaaataatttaaataatttaaataatttaaatagtatgaatattattcatatggattcaatgaataataataatttatatgatatgGAAGAAGTAAATTCAGTTTTGGCTCAAGTTGCTACCAATACAgattctttaaaaaatgtagGTAATgctatattatatgaatgTGTTAAGActattacatatatatctaCTGATCCAGGTCTTCTTGTTTTAGCTGTAAATGTATTAGGCAAgtttttacaaaataatgataataatattagaTATGTAGGTTTATGTACATTACagaaattattaaaaaaagatcCTAAAACCttacatatatatagaaatacAATTATTGAATGTTTAAAAGATCAAGATATAAGTATTAGGAAAAAAGCATTAGATGTTGCATTTGCTCTTATAACGAAAGattctttaaaaattatggtaaaagaattattaaattatttacTAGTAGCAGATATAGAAATCAAAAGTGATATTGTATCTAATATTTGTGTATCTGTTAATAAATATGCACCCAatatacaatatttattagatacttatataaaattattttgtttagCTGGAAATTTTATACAAGATCATATAAAAGAtgattttatttattatcttttacAAAATCCAGAATTTCATTCATATGttgtttttaaaatgtttttttcaataaaagaaaatttagATCAATATGCTCTCATACAAGTAGGTATATGGTGTATAGGTGAATTTGGTGATTTATTAATCcaagaaaaaaatgtagGACCAGATCAAGAATTAATAACAGTTACTCATGAAGATGTTTTTGAATTATTAGataaaattatcataaaatatgaacaaaataatgttaaagagttacataatataaatgtaaaggatcctattcataatattttatataataataaatcattaAGCATATTAGAAGAAACActaaataataataatatgaatggTAATAATAACAGTAGTACTACtactaataataataataatggaTTTAATAGTGCACTTATATgttgtaatataaatgataatatgaataatgatgataataatattatattacaatatattttaatgtGCTTAAACAAATTAACTGTACGTTTCCCATCAcataaaacaaaaattgaaaaaatgatacagaaatataaaaaaaacaaatgtATAGAAATACAACAAAGAGCCTGTGAATTCCATGAATTCATGAACCCACAATGGGATCAAATCAGAGATTCCATTTTATTACGTATACcatgtaataaaaaaatgaatagGAAAAAACAACAACAACAGCAACAAcatgatgatgatgaagatgTACCAATATATagtgataaaaataatgatacATTGACAAATAAGATAAGTTCTATACATACAAATAACCATAATAATTCGAACAATTCATATGTTGTTGATTTATTAGATCTGGATGATGTTTTAGGTATAcaaaatacaaataataaaaataatgataatgtgaataaaaatataagtaaTAATCTAACTATTAATGAGAATAAATTGAATAATTTTAACATTACTAATGATTCCATAAAAATGGGTACTCCCATTGCATCAAAAAGtgaaacaaatataaatttttcaTCTAACACACTgaatttaaatgataataatgtgCAAATGGGGAATAAAAAGAATGAGGACATTTTGGCTGACTTGTTTGGCAATATTTCATTGGACAAGccaaaaaataataaaccAAATGAATCCAAGGGAGATGGtatggaaaatataaaatatattatatgttcCACATAATagttaatatatatatatatatatatatattacttcTATATTTGTAGGAAATAATTCATTGAATTTACTTTTGGATGACTTAACAACGGACAACCTTGATACCTTAAATGTATGAATAactttatattatatatattaatttatatatgtagaatataatgttattaatttgaaagactatatatatatatatatatatatatatatatatatatatatgtatgtatttatttttacatttttttttttttttttttttccttataGTTAATGGATGAGAAGATAAAGGAAAAGGTTCAAATACAAcctttaaaaatatatgacAAAAATGATATTGAAATTGTTTTCAATTTtgaaaaagaatatatagACTCAGAAG from Plasmodium gaboni strain SY75 chromosome 14, whole genome shotgun sequence includes:
- a CDS encoding putative AP-1 complex subunit gamma; the encoded protein is MSIKLRDLIRNIRSCKTAAEERSVVAKECALIRTAFKEEDNIYRHRNVAKLLFINMLGYPTHFGQIECLKLIASNKFSFKRIGYLGLTILLDENTDILMLVTNSIKNDLRNSNQYINGLALCALGNIANSEMCSSLRYEILDMMNINNPYIKKKAAMCAIRILKKTNDIEELFLEKINNLLDDRNHGVLSAGISLMITLMEKKPQYKNVLRGYTNKIVKILKSCVMSGYSHGAEYDIYGINDPFLQVKILKLLKYLNSDHVNNNENEKNTNFMNNIINKNNEDNKNIYSINSEGGTTSFNEIKNFNEQNDILDDTSLSSREKLIKNVNNKQPYNNINDNMNNVNNLNNLNNLNSMNIIHMDSMNNNNLYDMEEVNSVLAQVATNTDSLKNVGNAILYECVKTITYISTDPGLLVLAVNVLGKFLQNNDNNIRYVGLCTLQKLLKKDPKTLHIYRNTIIECLKDQDISIRKKALDVAFALITKDSLKIMVKELLNYLLVADIEIKSDIVSNICVSVNKYAPNIQYLLDTYIKLFCLAGNFIQDHIKDDFIYYLLQNPEFHSYVVFKMFFSIKENLDQYALIQVGIWCIGEFGDLLIQEKNVGPDQELITVTHEDVFELLDKIIIKYEQNNVKELHNINVKDPIHNILYNNKSLSILEETLNNNNMNGNNNSSTTTNNNNNGFNSALICCNINDNMNNDDNNIILQYILMCLNKLTVRFPSHKTKIEKMIQKYKKNKCIEIQQRACEFHEFMNPQWDQIRDSILLRIPCNKKMNRKKQQQQQQHDDDEDVPIYSDKNNDTLTNKISSIHTNNHNNSNNSYVVDLLDLDDVLGIQNTNNKNNDNVNKNISNNLTINENKLNNFNITNDSIKMGTPIASKSETNINFSSNTLNLNDNNVQMGNKKNEDILADLFGNISLDKPKNNKPNESKGGNNSLNLLLDDLTTDNLDTLNLMDEKIKEKVQIQPLKIYDKNDIEIVFNFEKEYIDSEVTXXXILISSFVFEVRKYIYIYIYAVVPNYVKLEIFSASDKQLLPLEGNTIKQNLKIWNKLFKKKPVLMKVRLSYVKNNESFQDFINIGNFPNGL